A window from Cryobacterium sp. PAMC25264 encodes these proteins:
- a CDS encoding ABC transporter substrate-binding protein, producing MAKKLIISVAALAATALLAGCSGTAPADDGAITGEITVLTQRTDIVDTVFKDYAAQFEKAYPGTSVKFEAIKDYETDVSTRLSSGSYGDVLLIPNTVTKVQLAQFFEPLGSVEELGKTYRFVQEMAYDDLAYGVAITGNAQGVIYNKNLWADAGVTELPTTPAEFLTDLQKIKDTTEAIPYYTNYADGWPLSQWEGNRAATGDKDASITLVDTDSPWKKGEYHEIADGLLYDIVAQGLSEEDPTTTDWESSKAGLGSGKIASMVLGSWAITQMQDAAVTAGGSADDIGYMAFPSAVDGQTYSTIGGDYKNAISINSKNKSTARAWIDWFATESGYAADQGGLSPVVDGPDPDSLTDFTASGVEYLELTPVPAEKATWENDILSESEIDLWGQIYRQKIVDIARGAADGDKASQFDALNKAWAAAKASVEG from the coding sequence ATGGCAAAGAAGCTCATCATTTCCGTGGCCGCATTGGCGGCCACCGCACTACTGGCTGGATGCTCCGGGACAGCCCCGGCAGACGACGGCGCCATCACCGGCGAGATCACCGTCCTCACCCAGCGCACCGACATCGTCGACACCGTCTTCAAGGACTACGCCGCGCAATTCGAAAAGGCATACCCGGGCACCTCCGTCAAGTTCGAGGCCATCAAGGATTACGAGACCGACGTCTCCACCCGGTTGTCCTCGGGAAGCTATGGCGATGTCCTGCTCATCCCCAACACCGTCACCAAGGTTCAGCTTGCGCAGTTCTTCGAGCCGCTCGGCTCCGTCGAAGAGCTCGGCAAGACCTACCGGTTCGTGCAGGAGATGGCCTACGACGACCTGGCCTACGGCGTCGCCATCACCGGCAACGCCCAGGGCGTCATCTACAACAAGAACCTCTGGGCGGATGCCGGCGTCACCGAGCTGCCCACCACCCCCGCCGAGTTCCTCACCGACCTGCAGAAGATCAAGGACACCACAGAAGCCATCCCGTACTACACCAACTATGCCGACGGCTGGCCGCTGAGCCAGTGGGAAGGCAACCGCGCCGCCACCGGGGACAAGGACGCCTCGATCACCCTCGTCGACACCGACTCGCCCTGGAAGAAGGGCGAATACCACGAGATCGCCGACGGCCTGCTCTACGACATCGTCGCGCAAGGGCTGAGCGAAGAAGACCCCACCACCACCGACTGGGAATCCTCCAAGGCCGGGCTCGGCAGCGGCAAGATCGCCTCCATGGTCCTCGGCTCCTGGGCCATCACCCAGATGCAGGATGCAGCGGTGACCGCCGGTGGCAGCGCCGACGACATCGGCTACATGGCGTTCCCCAGTGCGGTCGACGGCCAGACCTACTCCACCATCGGCGGCGACTACAAGAACGCCATCAGCATCAACTCGAAGAACAAATCCACCGCCCGCGCCTGGATCGACTGGTTCGCCACCGAGTCCGGCTATGCGGCAGACCAGGGCGGGCTCTCCCCCGTCGTCGACGGTCCGGATCCGGACTCACTGACCGACTTCACGGCCAGCGGCGTCGAGTACCTCGAGCTCACCCCGGTGCCGGCCGAGAAGGCCACCTGGGAGAACGACATCCTGAGCGAGAGCGAGATCGACCTCTGGGGCCAGATCTACCGCCAGAAGATCGTCGACATCGCCCGCGGTGCCGCCGACGGCGACAAGGCCTCCCAGTTCGACGCGCTGAACAAGGCCTGGGCCGCGGCCAAGGCCTCCGTCGAGGGCTAG
- a CDS encoding acetylxylan esterase, protein MPRLDLPLSDLETYRPEVAEPADFDAFWQRTLAEARRFDAAPTLTRVDSPLSEVEVYDVTFAGFAGDPIKAWFLVPTERPGSEQTRLPTVVEYNGYGGGRGFPHERLAWVASGYAYLFMDTRGQGSSWGSGGDTPDPHGSGPASPGFMTRGIQAPDDYYYRRVFTDAVRAIDAVRTLDRVDPERVAVCGGSQGGGIALAAAGLAEGLIGAMPEVPFLCHFERAVGMTDNDPYHEVVRYLSVHRDRVKQTFATLAYFDGVNFAKRATAPAIFSVALLDPICPPSTVFAARNHYAADAEIEVYPFNEHEGGQGYHFERQAAWLARRLAD, encoded by the coding sequence GTGCCCCGGTTAGATCTCCCCCTGTCCGACCTCGAGACGTATCGGCCTGAGGTGGCCGAGCCGGCCGACTTCGACGCGTTCTGGCAACGCACCCTCGCCGAGGCCCGCCGCTTCGACGCGGCTCCCACGCTCACCCGGGTCGACTCACCGCTGAGCGAGGTGGAGGTCTACGACGTCACCTTCGCCGGATTCGCCGGCGACCCGATCAAGGCCTGGTTCCTGGTGCCGACCGAACGGCCCGGTTCCGAGCAGACGCGGCTACCCACGGTCGTGGAGTACAACGGCTACGGCGGCGGTCGCGGCTTCCCGCACGAGCGGCTGGCCTGGGTGGCCAGCGGCTACGCCTACCTGTTCATGGACACCCGCGGGCAGGGCAGCTCATGGGGCTCCGGCGGCGACACCCCCGACCCGCACGGCAGTGGCCCGGCCTCCCCCGGCTTCATGACCCGCGGCATCCAGGCGCCCGATGACTATTACTACCGCCGCGTGTTCACCGACGCCGTGCGCGCCATCGACGCTGTGCGCACCCTGGACCGCGTCGATCCCGAACGCGTGGCTGTGTGCGGCGGCAGCCAGGGCGGCGGCATCGCCCTCGCCGCCGCCGGCTTGGCAGAGGGCCTCATCGGCGCGATGCCCGAGGTGCCGTTCCTCTGCCACTTCGAACGTGCCGTCGGCATGACCGACAACGACCCGTACCACGAGGTCGTGCGGTACCTCTCGGTGCACCGCGACCGCGTAAAGCAGACCTTCGCCACCCTGGCTTACTTCGACGGTGTCAACTTCGCCAAGCGCGCCACCGCGCCGGCGATCTTCTCGGTGGCCCTGCTCGACCCGATCTGCCCGCCGTCCACAGTGTTCGCCGCGCGAAACCACTACGCCGCGGATGCCGAGATCGAGGTGTACCCGTTCAACGAGCACGAGGGCGGTCAGGGCTACCACTTCGAGCGTCAGGCCGCCTGGCTGGCCCGCCGGCTGGCCGACTGA
- a CDS encoding carbohydrate ABC transporter permease, with protein sequence MSANGTRKDSIVMPWLFLAIPLALLITFTYIPVGNMIWYSFTSWDGLDKTKDVVGLNNFVKIFTDPKYWQVFVVSLYYFGASFLQMALALYFATLLSFKTRFRNMFKGILFFPYLINAVAIAFIFLFFFRPGGTLDAVLGFVGLGELSTQWLGNPDVVNYSLAGVAIWRYIGLNFVLFLGAIQSIPGELYEAAELDGANKWQQFRYIIAPGIKRIISLSFILAIAGSLSAFELPYIITGGTNGSMTFVIQTIQTAFVYRKVGLASAMAVILLIIVLLVTWLQRKLVPDEKVTLAS encoded by the coding sequence ATCAGCGCCAACGGCACGCGCAAGGATTCCATCGTCATGCCGTGGCTGTTCCTGGCCATCCCGCTCGCCCTCCTGATCACGTTCACCTACATACCGGTGGGCAACATGATCTGGTACAGCTTCACCTCCTGGGACGGCCTGGACAAGACCAAGGACGTCGTGGGGCTGAACAACTTCGTGAAGATCTTCACCGATCCCAAGTACTGGCAAGTCTTTGTGGTCAGCCTGTACTACTTCGGTGCGTCGTTCCTGCAGATGGCCCTGGCGCTGTACTTCGCCACCCTGCTGAGCTTCAAGACCCGCTTCCGCAACATGTTCAAGGGCATCCTGTTCTTTCCGTACCTGATCAACGCCGTCGCGATCGCGTTCATCTTCCTGTTCTTCTTCCGCCCGGGCGGAACCCTCGACGCCGTGCTCGGCTTCGTCGGGCTCGGCGAGCTGTCCACCCAGTGGCTGGGCAACCCGGATGTGGTCAATTACTCCCTCGCCGGCGTCGCCATCTGGCGGTACATCGGTCTCAACTTCGTGCTCTTCCTCGGCGCCATCCAGTCCATCCCCGGCGAGCTCTACGAAGCCGCCGAGTTGGACGGCGCCAACAAGTGGCAGCAGTTCCGCTACATCATCGCCCCGGGCATCAAGCGCATCATCAGCCTGTCCTTCATCCTCGCCATCGCGGGCAGCCTCTCGGCGTTCGAACTGCCGTACATCATCACGGGCGGCACCAACGGCAGCATGACCTTCGTCATCCAGACCATCCAGACCGCGTTCGTCTACCGCAAGGTGGGCCTGGCCTCGGCCATGGCCGTCATCCTGCTCATCATCGTGCTGCTGGTCACCTGGCTACAGCGCAAGCTCGTGCCCGACGAGAAAGTGACCCTGGCCTCATGA
- a CDS encoding LacI family DNA-binding transcriptional regulator, translating to MTTQSRATLADVARLAGVSSKTASRVFAGAGNVSVDTRERVLIAAKRLRFRPNNLARNLRRGGVTNTVAFVIGDLKNPFYFHVAAGIERELALSGLTMVLATTDDSPDSEERVVDALISQRVRALLLIPIADDQSYLEGERQLGTPVVSVDRPARNLLADSVVLANRQGMAEAVRSLTAIGHRKIGFISNPSAMYTQRERLAGYREALREVGVVETAQWERLDDDPDVSPELAVQSLLDLPDPPTAIVAGNNRGSAGAVRVLRTLQTPVAFIGFDDFELADALGISVVAYDPMELGRTAARLALAHLADPDSFTSQVELPTRLIHRGSGEIPPPPR from the coding sequence ATGACCACGCAATCACGCGCGACGCTGGCCGATGTGGCAAGGCTCGCAGGGGTGAGCTCCAAGACGGCATCGCGGGTGTTCGCCGGGGCGGGGAACGTGTCGGTGGACACCCGGGAACGGGTGCTCATCGCGGCGAAACGGTTGCGCTTCCGTCCCAACAACCTGGCAAGGAACCTGCGTCGCGGAGGGGTGACCAATACCGTCGCGTTCGTGATCGGCGACCTGAAGAACCCCTTCTATTTCCACGTGGCGGCGGGGATCGAACGTGAGCTCGCGCTCAGCGGGCTCACCATGGTGCTCGCCACGACCGACGACTCACCGGACAGCGAGGAACGCGTGGTCGACGCGCTGATCTCCCAGCGCGTGCGCGCCCTGCTGCTCATCCCGATCGCCGACGACCAGTCCTACCTCGAGGGCGAGCGGCAGCTGGGCACCCCCGTCGTCAGCGTCGACCGGCCGGCACGCAACCTCCTGGCCGACTCCGTGGTGCTGGCGAACCGCCAGGGCATGGCCGAGGCGGTGCGCTCCCTCACCGCCATCGGGCACCGCAAGATCGGCTTCATCAGCAATCCGTCCGCGATGTACACCCAGCGGGAACGCCTGGCCGGGTACCGAGAGGCCCTGCGGGAGGTGGGGGTCGTCGAGACCGCCCAGTGGGAGCGGCTCGACGACGACCCGGATGTCTCGCCCGAGCTGGCCGTGCAGAGCCTGCTGGACCTGCCCGACCCGCCCACGGCCATCGTGGCGGGCAACAACCGCGGCAGCGCCGGCGCTGTGCGGGTGCTCCGCACCCTGCAGACGCCCGTGGCGTTCATCGGCTTCGACGACTTCGAGCTGGCGGATGCCCTGGGGATCTCGGTCGTGGCGTACGACCCGATGGAACTCGGACGCACGGCGGCCCGGCTCGCGCTGGCGCACCTGGCCGATCCGGACTCGTTCACCAGCCAGGTGGAGCTGCCCACCCGGCTGATCCATCGCGGCTCCGGTGAGATCCCGCCGCCCCCGCGCTGA